From Triticum urartu cultivar G1812 chromosome 2, Tu2.1, whole genome shotgun sequence, a single genomic window includes:
- the LOC125540731 gene encoding protein NRT1/ PTR FAMILY 2.11-like has translation MDAANPDLPQQEEQDHGNGISIEKTTDSSALDAGHGEPVHNYRGWKAMPYVIGNETFEKLGTIGTLSNLLVYLTTVYHMKSVNAATLLNFFTGSCNLATVLGAFISDTYVGRYTTLAAATIASFVGMVLLTLTAALHSLHPPACISKGQCEGPIPSQLVVLLVSFFFLVVGAGGIRPCNLAFGADQFDPHTADGRRGITSFFNWYYFTYTIAMMLSATVIIYLQSDVNWALGLAVPAVLMGLSCAVFFMGTRLYVRISPEGSPFTSFTQVLVASFRKRHLRQAPNTVELFDPPHRSKLVAKLAYTDQFTCLDKAAMQTTEDVVSSDGKTLADPWRLCTMQQVEEVKCLARVLPVWSSGIVYFVVITQLGTYIVFQAEQTDRRISNSVSFKIPEGSFVIFQMLALTIWIPVYDRLVVPALRRFTKREGGITQLQRIGVGLVLSVVTMLVSAAVEHRRRRTAMMSCFWLVPQQLLVGLSEAFTVVGLTEFYYRQFPENMKSVAGALFFLGVAVASFASGLMVALVHRVTRRRDGRPDWLAQDLDEGRVDLFYLVTAAIAAANLVYFVACARWFTFKKSADGAHASDAIELDEGPKKV, from the exons ATGGACGCCGCTAACCCTGATCTGCCGCAGCAGGAGGAGCAGGATCACGGGAATGGCATCAGCATAGAGAAGACGACTGACTCATCGGCGCTTGATGCCGGCCATGGCGAGCCCGTCCACAACTACCGCGGATGGAAGGCCATGCCTTACGTCATAG GGAACGAGACTTTTGAGAAGCTTGGCACGATTGGGACGCTATCGAACTTGCTTGTGTACCTGACAACGGTGTACCACATGAAGAGCGTCAATGCCGCCACCCTCCTCAACTTCTTCACCGGCAGCTGCAACCTCGCCACCGTCCTGGGCGCCTTCATCAGCGACACCTACGTCGGCCGCTACACCACCTTGGCGGCCGCCACCATCGCCTCCTTCGTCGGCATGGTCCTGCTCACCCTCACTGCCGCACTCCACTCCCTCCACCCTCCAGCCTGCATCTCCAAAGGCCAATGTGAGGGCCCCATCCCCTCCCAGCTTGTTGTGCTCCTTGTGTCATTCTTCTTCCTCGTCGTGGGTGCCGGCGGTATCCGCCCGTGCAACTTGGCATTCGGGGCCGACCAGTTTGATCCACACACCGCGGATGGACGTCGTGGCATCACTAGCTTCTTCAACTGGTACTACTTCACCTACACCATCGCCATGATGCTCTCTGCCACTGTCATCATCTATCTCCAGAGCGATGTCAACTGGGCGTTGGGCCTCGCTGTGCCGGCAGTGCTCATGGGCCTGTCATGCGCCGTCTTCTTCATGGGCACACGCCTCTACGTCCGCATCAGCCCCGAGGGCAGCCCATTCACGAGCTTCACACAGGTCCTCGTTGCTTCCTTCCGCAAGCGCCACCTCCGACAAGCTCCCAACACCGTCGAGCTATTTGACCCGCCGCACAGGAGCAAGCTCGTCGCCAAGCTGGCATACACTGACCAGTTCACGTGCCTCGACAAGGCGGCCATGCAGACCACCGAGGACGTGGTCAGCTCGGACGGGAAGACGTTGGCAGACCCGTGGCGGTTGTGCACGATGCAACAGGTGGAGGAGGTGAAGTGCCTAGCGCGCGTCCTACCGGTATGGTCATCGGGAATTGTATACTTCGTGGTGATCACCCAGCTAGGCACCTACATCGTGTTCCAGGCGGAGCAGACCGATCGCCGGATTAGCAACTCCGTCAGCTTCAAGATCCCTGAGGGCTCCTTCGTCATCTTCCAAATGTTGGCCCTCACGATCTGGATCCCAGTGTACGATCGGTTGGTGGTGCCGGCGCTCCGCCGCTTCACTAAGCGCGAAGGCGGCATCACCCAGCTCCAGCGGATCGGCGTTGGGTTGGTGCTCTCCGTGGTGACGATGCTGGTGTCTGCAGCGGTGGAGCATCGCCGGCGCCGGACGGCCATGATGTCGTGCTTCTGGCTGGTACCACAACAGCTGTTGGTAGGGCTGTCGGAGGCGTTCACGGTCGTCGGGCTGACTGAGTTCTACTATAGGCAGTTCCCGGAGAACATGAAGAGCGTGGCGGGGGCGCTCTTCTTCCTGGGTGTCGCGGTGGCGAGCTTTGCCAGCGGGCTCATGGTGGCACTGGTGCACCGGGTGACCAGGAGACGGGACGGGCGGCCGGACTGGCTGGCGCAGGACCTGGACGAGGGAAGGGTTGACTTGTTCTACCTCGtcaccgccgccatcgccgccgccaacCTCGTCTACTTCgtggcctgcgcacggtggttcACGTTCAAGAAGTCCGCCGACGGCGCCCATGCTAGCGATGCCATCGAGCTTGACGAAGGCCCAAAGAAGGTTTAG